The genomic DNA TCTCAACTAAATTGCAGATGTAGTGCTAGAAGCTAGTGGGCATTGGAGCATTGGTTGTCTTGTCCGCCTGTACCGCTTTCCAATCAGGGCTCTCCTGTTCAGCAAAATATTCAACATGAGGATAGCTTTTAGCCAATAGTTGCTTGTGCGAACAAATCATACATTGGTGCTCAATCCCACCTTGCATCACCTTGCCTGTGGCCTGCATCATGCCGCGAAGGCACTGATCACAAACATAATTGAACTCATACGGTTGCACCTTTCGAAAAATTTCAGCCATGATGAAACACCTCGTGAACAGTTTATGTATTTAGCTTATGAAGAGAACTACACTTGTGCAAGCTGAGTCATGCGATAATCGGTTGCTGAAAATCTAGACAATTGACCGATCTGTCACTATCATACCGCCGAAATTTTGACCTAATAGACAATATTTAAAGGCCAGACATGCTTGAGAAACTGTTTAAATTATCACAGCACCAAACCAGCGTTAAAACCGAGGTACTAGCTGGCTTAACGACCTTTTTAACCATGGCCTATATTCTGTTTGCTAACCCCAGCATCATGGCAGCATCAGGTATGCCGAAAGAGGCGGTATTTACCGCAACAGCCGTAGCGGCGGCCATGGGCTGTATCTTAATGGGCCTGTGGGCTAACTTTCCCGCCGGCCTAGCTCCAGGCATGGGTCTGAATGCCTTTTTTGCTTTTGCTGTAGTTGGTGGCATGGGTTACAGCTGGGAGCAGGCTTTAGCTGCAGTGTTGGTCTCTGGGGTAATTTTCTTTCTATTATCAGTATTTAAAATTCGCGAGTGGATTTTACAAGCGATACCTGCCAGCTTACGACACGGTATCACGGTTGGCATAGGCCTCTTTTTATCGATTATCGCCTTGAAAAATGCAGGCATCATCGCCGACCACCCAGCTACGCTACTTACCCTCGGTGACTTAACACAGGCTCCCGCCGTGCTCGCTGCACTGGGCTTATTATTGATTATTGCGCTAGATCATAAGCAAGTGCCGGGCGCTATGATTATTGGTGTATTACTCATATCGATTATCGCCGCGCTGCTAGGGCTCACTGAGTTTAACGGCTTACTGGCCACTCCGCCCTCGCTAGCGCCCGTGCTAATGGCCATGGACTTCAGCCGCATCACTGAAATCTCAATGATTTCGGTGATTCTAGCCTTTGTATTTGTCGACCTGTTTGATACCTCAGGCACCTTAATGGCGACCGCCTCTCAGGCGGGACTCACCGATGAAAACGGCCAGTTTCCGCAAATGAATAAGGCCATGGTTGCAGACTCAGTCGCCACTACCGCGGGTGCCGCGCTCGGCGTATCGTCGGTTACCACCTATGTTGAATCAGGCGCAGGCATTGCTGCTGGAGGCAAAACTGGGCTTACGGCAGTCACCGTCGGCCTTTTATTTTTAGTGGCGCTGTTCTTCTCGCCCTTATTAGACTTTATCCCCGCCTACGCCACCGCACCGGCATTACTGTATGTTGGTCTGCTCATGACCAGAGACATGCAAAAGATACACTGGCAAAACCTGACCGATGCAGCCCCTGCTTGGATTTGTGCGGTGATGATGCCGATGGGTTTCTCAGTGTCGCACGGTATTGGCCTAGGCTTTACCGCACATGCCATCTTAATGTTGCTGAGCGGCCGCTTCAGCGATATTAAACCCGCTGTGGTGGTGGTTGCCTGCTTATACTGCCTAGGCCTTGCCTTTAAGGTGATATAAATCGCGAGCGCATGTCTTTTCGCGCGCCAGTGCATTAAAATTGCGCAATGCCTGAAACATTTTTTATTCAATCACTGGATGCGCTGGCTCAGGGGGTCAGTAAATCGGCTCAGCAGCGAGAAATTACTTTTATTGCCAAAACGCTACCCGGCGAAACCGTGCGCGCCGAGGTGCTTGTCAAACGCAAGCAAGTGAGTGAAGCCAAAGTCATTGCGATCGACATTCCATCAGATCAACGCGTTGATCCGGCCTGCCCACATTATCAGTCATGCCCATCTTGTCATTTATTACACACCAGCTATACGCATGAACTGGAATTGAAGCAGCAAGCACTGCAACAACAGCTAGAGTTTTTAGCCCAGCATAGTTATCAAAGCTTGCCCGAGATCGACGTCATCGCATCTCCCGAGCGTCATCAATACCGTAACCGCGTGCAGCTGCACTATCGTCATCGCTATATTGGATTTATTGATCGTCACCAAAATCGGGTAATTGAAGTACCGCAGTGTAAAATTCTACGCCCAGAACTTCAGCAAGCATTTGATCGCTTATACCAGGAAAAGAGCTGGCTAGAGCAGGATTCAGACAGTGGTCACGTAGAGCTTTATTGGCAAGATGATGCGGTGCAAATTGAATGGAATCAAGCCTACGCAGCGGGCGGCTTCTCGCAAGTAAACCAAGCAGTTAACCAGCATTTAGTTGCCTCTACATTTACTATCTTGCAGCAACTAGGCTGCGAATCACTGCTGGATTTATTTTCTGGGCAAGGCAATTTATCGCAGCAATATGTCGATCATCACCCCTGCCAGCGCATCATGGTTGACATATGCGCATCGCAGCAAGCCGATTATTGCCAGCTTAATTTATTTGATGATGATGCGTTTGAACGTTTTAGCCGTCGAGTTGGCAAAATAGCGATCGACACCTTATTGATTGACCCACCGCGTGCTGGCTTTAAGCAACTTGCGTTCTGGTTAAAGCGACTTAAACCCAAACATCTGATATACATCAGTTGCAACCCGCAAAGCTTGGCACGTGATTTAAAAAATTTAACGGCTAATGGCACAAAATTTAAGGTCGAAACGATTCAACTATTTGATATGTTCCCCGGCACCTATCATTTTGAGACACTGGTACAGCTAAGCTTCAAACGGCATGCCAAGTAATTTAAATATAAAACTTTAAATAATGGTTAGATTTACATCTCAGCTAATTGAAGTAGACGCTGGATAGTCACGATACCAACCGTTCTGCCTTGATGCACCACCGCGATTAACTTATAAGGCTGCTGTTTGAGCTCCTTAATAACTTGGTTAATTGGGCTTTGAGCATCAACGGTTTTAATCTTGTCCAGAGTCATAGCAGTTTGCTCAAGCGCCTGATGCAGCGTTAACGAAGAATATTGCGATGGCGCGAACTGATCAATTAAAGCTTCAAACTGCGCCTTATTAATAAAGCATTCTAGTTTGGCCTCATCGCCAATCGGGTAGATTGCCTGATCAGCAAAATTATCAATTTGCACCGCCACTTGGCTCAACATAGATTGCCACGACAAACGGGTAAACTGCGCATTGGCCACATGAATAATCGGTAAATTTTTTACTTGATGTTTAAACTGCACTAAACGGTTTTCACCCGCAGCCCCCATAAAAATAAACACGCCGATTAAGCCAAGCATAAAATTATTGCTGACCAGACCATAGGCAATAAAGGCAACAGCAAAAAATTTACCGACCCTGCTGGCCCATAACGTTGCTTTAGCATGCTCCAGTTTTAATGCGAGTAAACCGCGTAATACCCGCCCCCCATCCATTGGGAAAGCAGGCACAAGGTTAAACGCCGCAAGGAATATATTCACGAACAATAGCTCGTATAAAAAAGGCCACTGGCCGTTAAGCAGCTGCGCGTTATCAAAACCCATTGGGTTTAACTTAAGATAGGCTGCAATAACTAAGGCAATCACCACATTCACCAGCGGACCTGCGATAGCAATAGCAATCTCTTGTCGCGGCTGCTTTGGGATATCTTGCATCGCTGCAACACCACCAATAGGTAATAAAGTAATATGCTCCGTCTTAATGCCGTAGCGTCTTGCCGTCAACGCATGGCCAAATTCATGCAACACAACACAGCCAAACAAGGCAACTATAAACGTGACATTATCGGCGGCAGCCATCAGACTGCCTGAGACTGCGTAGCCGCGCCAGGCAAACCATGCCAATAATAAGAAAAAGGTGTAATGAATATAGATATCTATATCTACAATGCGGGCCAGTTTTACAGTCCAGTTCATAATATTTTCACTGATAGGTATAAACTTTATTTTATCATCAATTGGTCGATAATTCTTATTGCGATAAAACTATTAGCGCTGAACATATCACTTTATAATGCGCGGCCAATGAGGTTAACCCATGAGTGAGAATCGATTTGACTGAATTTGCTATTGGCCAACGCTACATCAGTAGCTTGGAGGCCGGCTTAGGCCTGGGCATGGTATGTGGTTATGAAGGCAGACGTGTCAGCATTTATTTTCCCGCCACCGATGAAGAACGCCATTACGCAATCGATCAAGCCGCGCTTACACGCATTGTTTATACTGCAGGCGATCACATTGAAGACCTGAATGGCAACTCTCTGCTTATTACAAACCTAACCATTAATGATGGCTTATATTTGTATGAAGTGGAGAATCAGGCACTTGAAAAGTCAGTCATCGCCGAGACCGAGCTAAGCCATAATATTCAGTTCAGCCAGCCTAGCCAGCGATTATTAAATGGTCTCAGTGATGCACCTAAAGCTTTTCAATTAAGGCAAATTGCACAACAGCTATTTAAGCAATGGCAAAGCTCCGAGGCGCAGGGCTTATTAGGCCCACGAGTACAGTTGCTAGCGCATCAGCTGTATATTGCCGACCGTGTCGCACATCGTGCCTCCCCACGTGTTTTGCTCGCCGATGAAGTAGGGCTCGGCAAAACTATTGAAGCCGGGCTGATTATTCACCAACAACTCACGCTCGGCTTTGCTCAACGCATCTTAATTTTAGTGCCCGACAGCCTTCTGCATCAATGGCTGGTCGAAATGTTGCGGCGCTTCAATTTACACTTCTCAGTTTTTGATCAAGAAATCTGCGAAGCAGCTGAAGCCAGCTTCGCCAACCCGTTTGAGTCGCAACAATTAGTGCTAGCGCCATTGTCTCTTGTCAGTCAGCAAGATAAACGAACTGAGCAGATACTGGCATGCACATGGGACTTAGTAGTCATTGATGAAGCCCACCATTTGGCCTGGTCAGAGCAGTCACAATCAGCCGAATATTCACTGGTTGAATCCCTATCAGCGAAAACGAATGGTCTGTTATTACTGACCGCCACACCTGAACAGGCAGGCATCGCCAGTCATTTCGCACGGCTTAAGCTGCTTGATGCTAATCGTTATTTCGACTTGGATACGTTCATTGATGAAGAAACACATTACCAGCAGATCAATCAGTTATTAGACCAGATACTCGAGCATGACTTCTCAAGCATGCCAGAGGCATTGAAATCTGTATTAACCGAAGCCGAGCTGTCTTTAATAGACTCGCATATCGAGCTGCAACAAGACAAGCAAGCCAAACGGCTTTCAGTCAATGCGCTTCTTGATCGTCATGGCACTGGCCGCGTATTAATGCGTAACACCCGACATACCGTTACAGGTTTCCCAAATCGAATATTACAATCCTACCCCTTAGAACTGCCCAGCAGCGAACTTATTGCTGGTGCAAGTTTGCAAGCCGTATGTCAAATTGAGAGCNTATGGGGCGAGGAATGGCTGCAGCAAGATTTGCGCGTCGACTGGCTGCTCAAGCAGCTCCATCTATTAGCACAGCAAAAATGCTTATTAATATGCGCGAATGCTAGTACCGCTATCACCCTTGAAGAGCACTTACGTATTCGCCACAGCATTAACACGGCCGTATTCCATGAGCATATGTCGCTAATTCAGCGTGATCGCGCTGCAGCTTATTTCGCAGACCCTGAAGAAGGCGCACAAATATTAATTTGTAGCGAAATCGGCAGCGAAGGTAGAAACTTTCAATTTGCCGCTCACCTCATTTTGTTTGATTTACCGCTAAACCCCGACTTATTAGAGCAGCGTATTGGCCGACTTGATCGCATAGGGCAATCACAAGACGTTCATATACACATACCCTATTATCAAAATACTGCGCAGGCTATTTTACTGCGCTGGTATCATGAGGGTATCAATGCGATTGAGCAAACCTGTGCGTTTGGTTTTCAACTATTTAGCGAGTTCGCAGAATCGTTGAACACATGCATTGAGGCCAATAATGAAGCGCAGATTAATCAGCTAATCCAGCAAACCCAACAAAAAGCAGAATATTTTCGAAATACCGTTGAGCAACAACGAAATCGTTTGTTAGAGCTGAATAGCTGCCGTCACGATGAAGCTGAGCAGATTATTGACCACATGCTTGTCGCTGAGCAGCGTGCTCAACTACAAAGCTTTATTGAGCAATTCTGTGATCAGTTTGGCATTGAGATTGAAGCGTTAAATAGCCACGTTTGGTGTATACGTCAGGGAGACCACCAGCGAAGCAGCCTTGCCAATGTTAGCGAAGAAGGCTTCAGCGCAACATTTTCACGCGAGACTGCCTTGTCGCGAGACGACTTACAGTATTTAACTTGGGAGCACCCGTTTGTTCAAGAAGCCTTAGAGCTTATCTTGCAAGGTGAATATGGCAACAGCAATGTCGTTAGCATCAAAGTAAAAGGCATACCTGCAGGCAGCTTATTACTTGAAGCCAGCTTTTCAATTGATGCACCGGCGCCAAAATACCTACAGCTAAATCGTTATATACAGCAAAGCAATATACGTTGCCTGATGAACTTACAAGGCAAAGATTTGTCGAATTTACTGAGTGCCGAACAACTACAGCAACTGGTTGAAAAAATTCCAGCCAATGCGATTCAGGCGCTAATCAAACAAGCCAACAAAAGCATTCAAACGCTGATAAGTGCGGCAGAGCATCAAGCCCAGCAACAGCTGCCCGCATTAATCAGCGCTGCGCATGATGCCATGCAATTAGACTTGGATGAGGAAACTAGTCGACTGCAGGCGCTACAAAGTATTAATCCAAACGTCAGCAGCGATGAGATTGACGCCTTAGTTCGCAAAAAATCTGAGAGCGAAGACGCACTCAAAAAAATGCAGCTAGTAACCGACAGCTTACGACTGGTGATTGCTAAATAGCGGCTTAATATTTCGTTGAGTTTAATCTTTGGGTGATTTTGCGCGCGGATGCGCTTGATCGTAGGCCTTGGCGAGGTACTGAAAGTCTAAATGGGTATAGATTTGCGTGCTACTGATATCGCTATGCCCCAGTAAATCTTGCACAGCTCGAATGTCCGAACTGGACTGCAGCATATGGCTGGCAAAAGAGTGTCGCATTAAATGCGGGTGCATTCTTCTACTGGCGCCCGATTTAACACCCAACCGAGCTAAACGCATTTGAATCGATCGATGACTAAGCCGCTGACCTAGCGCTGAAATAAACAGCGCAGAATTAGCTGGTTTGGCATATTGCTCGCGATGGCCTAACCAAGCTTGCAACTTATCATTGGCCTTTGCGCCGACCGGCACAATTCTCTCCTTGCCACCCTTACCCGACACTTTAACTAGGGATTGAGAAAAATCCATGTCGTTAATGTCTAGCGCGGCTAATTCTGCCAAACGCAGCCCCGAGGAATAGAATAACTCGAGCATGCATAAGTCTCTCATCTCATGCCAGGTTTCAGCTGGGCTATCTAATAGCTGATTAATTTCATCAACATCGAGAACCTTCGGCAGAGTGGATTCAGACTTGGGTGGCTTGACCGCAATGACAGGGTTATCCTGTAACAGCTGCCGATCTACATGATAGCGAAAAAAATTTCTTAGCGCTGACAGCTTTCTTTGAATGGTTTTTCTGGCAACACCTTTGCGCCGCATTGCATGCAGCCAATCTCTGACCGCATAGTCGCTGAGCTCAGCGGGACTGTCGACCGTAAAAAAACTCACGGCTTGGTCTAAGTCACGCCGATAATTGTTAACCGTATGCTCAGCTAGCTGCTTTTCAAATCTTATGTAGTTAAGATAATTTTCAATCGCAACCGACCAAGTAAGCGCCATTACACTACCTGAGATATTTGGGAATTTGCACAGCTAAAATATTCACAATAAACGATAAAAACAAGCTATCCATCGCATGTGAAAAATAGGCCGCATCATCTGAACCTAAGGATAAAAAGCCTATCGCCTGCTTTTGACTCACA from Pseudomonadales bacterium includes the following:
- a CDS encoding type II citrate synthase, whose amino-acid sequence is MAEIFRKVQPYEFNYVCDQCLRGMMQATGKVMQGGIEHQCMICSHKQLLAKSYPHVEYFAEQESPDWKAVQADKTTNAPMPTSF
- a CDS encoding NCS2 family permease, whose amino-acid sequence is MLEKLFKLSQHQTSVKTEVLAGLTTFLTMAYILFANPSIMAASGMPKEAVFTATAVAAAMGCILMGLWANFPAGLAPGMGLNAFFAFAVVGGMGYSWEQALAAVLVSGVIFFLLSVFKIREWILQAIPASLRHGITVGIGLFLSIIALKNAGIIADHPATLLTLGDLTQAPAVLAALGLLLIIALDHKQVPGAMIIGVLLISIIAALLGLTEFNGLLATPPSLAPVLMAMDFSRITEISMISVILAFVFVDLFDTSGTLMATASQAGLTDENGQFPQMNKAMVADSVATTAGAALGVSSVTTYVESGAGIAAGGKTGLTAVTVGLLFLVALFFSPLLDFIPAYATAPALLYVGLLMTRDMQKIHWQNLTDAAPAWICAVMMPMGFSVSHGIGLGFTAHAILMLLSGRFSDIKPAVVVVACLYCLGLAFKVI
- a CDS encoding class I SAM-dependent RNA methyltransferase; its protein translation is MPETFFIQSLDALAQGVSKSAQQREITFIAKTLPGETVRAEVLVKRKQVSEAKVIAIDIPSDQRVDPACPHYQSCPSCHLLHTSYTHELELKQQALQQQLEFLAQHSYQSLPEIDVIASPERHQYRNRVQLHYRHRYIGFIDRHQNRVIEVPQCKILRPELQQAFDRLYQEKSWLEQDSDSGHVELYWQDDAVQIEWNQAYAAGGFSQVNQAVNQHLVASTFTILQQLGCESLLDLFSGQGNLSQQYVDHHPCQRIMVDICASQQADYCQLNLFDDDAFERFSRRVGKIAIDTLLIDPPRAGFKQLAFWLKRLKPKHLIYISCNPQSLARDLKNLTANGTKFKVETIQLFDMFPGTYHFETLVQLSFKRHAK
- a CDS encoding M50 family metallopeptidase is translated as MNWTVKLARIVDIDIYIHYTFFLLLAWFAWRGYAVSGSLMAAADNVTFIVALFGCVVLHEFGHALTARRYGIKTEHITLLPIGGVAAMQDIPKQPRQEIAIAIAGPLVNVVIALVIAAYLKLNPMGFDNAQLLNGQWPFLYELLFVNIFLAAFNLVPAFPMDGGRVLRGLLALKLEHAKATLWASRVGKFFAVAFIAYGLVSNNFMLGLIGVFIFMGAAGENRLVQFKHQVKNLPIIHVANAQFTRLSWQSMLSQVAVQIDNFADQAIYPIGDEAKLECFINKAQFEALIDQFAPSQYSSLTLHQALEQTAMTLDKIKTVDAQSPINQVIKELKQQPYKLIAVVHQGRTVGIVTIQRLLQLAEM
- the rapA gene encoding RNA polymerase-associated protein RapA, whose protein sequence is MTEFAIGQRYISSLEAGLGLGMVCGYEGRRVSIYFPATDEERHYAIDQAALTRIVYTAGDHIEDLNGNSLLITNLTINDGLYLYEVENQALEKSVIAETELSHNIQFSQPSQRLLNGLSDAPKAFQLRQIAQQLFKQWQSSEAQGLLGPRVQLLAHQLYIADRVAHRASPRVLLADEVGLGKTIEAGLIIHQQLTLGFAQRILILVPDSLLHQWLVEMLRRFNLHFSVFDQEICEAAEASFANPFESQQLVLAPLSLVSQQDKRTEQILACTWDLVVIDEAHHLAWSEQSQSAEYSLVESLSAKTNGLLLLTATPEQAGIASHFARLKLLDANRYFDLDTFIDEETHYQQINQLLDQILEHDFSSMPEALKSVLTEAELSLIDSHIELQQDKQAKRLSVNALLDRHGTGRVLMRNTRHTVTGFPNRILQSYPLELPSSELIAGASLQAVCQIESXWGEEWLQQDLRVDWLLKQLHLLAQQKCLLICANASTAITLEEHLRIRHSINTAVFHEHMSLIQRDRAAAYFADPEEGAQILICSEIGSEGRNFQFAAHLILFDLPLNPDLLEQRIGRLDRIGQSQDVHIHIPYYQNTAQAILLRWYHEGINAIEQTCAFGFQLFSEFAESLNTCIEANNEAQINQLIQQTQQKAEYFRNTVEQQRNRLLELNSCRHDEAEQIIDHMLVAEQRAQLQSFIEQFCDQFGIEIEALNSHVWCIRQGDHQRSSLANVSEEGFSATFSRETALSRDDLQYLTWEHPFVQEALELILQGEYGNSNVVSIKVKGIPAGSLLLEASFSIDAPAPKYLQLNRYIQQSNIRCLMNLQGKDLSNLLSAEQLQQLVEKIPANAIQALIKQANKSIQTLISAAEHQAQQQLPALISAAHDAMQLDLDEETSRLQALQSINPNVSSDEIDALVRKKSESEDALKKMQLVTDSLRLVIAK
- the xerC gene encoding tyrosine recombinase XerC yields the protein MALTWSVAIENYLNYIRFEKQLAEHTVNNYRRDLDQAVSFFTVDSPAELSDYAVRDWLHAMRRKGVARKTIQRKLSALRNFFRYHVDRQLLQDNPVIAVKPPKSESTLPKVLDVDEINQLLDSPAETWHEMRDLCMLELFYSSGLRLAELAALDINDMDFSQSLVKVSGKGGKERIVPVGAKANDKLQAWLGHREQYAKPANSALFISALGQRLSHRSIQMRLARLGVKSGASRRMHPHLMRHSFASHMLQSSSDIRAVQDLLGHSDISSTQIYTHLDFQYLAKAYDQAHPRAKSPKD